The genome window tgcaacaacaaaatgaTGATAGTACTGTACTTAATTACAGATGttgttaaaaaaatgtattttataaataaaCATTTAATCATAAAGCATTCTCTTTTTATTGAAGGGCTCTAACAAGTTCAAGCACGGCTGAATCAATAACAGCAGTTTAAAAAACAACCCACAGGCATACAAACATAGCATTTAATAAAGGAATTAATAATCACACTTTAAAAATCCATTCATATACTGTATTTTCAACTGATCCATAGACATTTACTCCAGCATTCTTAAAATACTATTAAAATAAAACCAACATTATTAGTAAATCAGTATTGTCACTTCAAAACTATTTCAACTGTGTTAAACTTATATTTCATAATTTGCTGATGGTGAATTAGTTTTGTATTTTCTATCCAGCATTCCAAACACTGTATCTTTGGCAGTTCACATACTCTGGTTCAAAAGTGCAACTGACACACTCCCAAGCCTCTGCAGAATCCACTGAGCTTGTAAGACAAGTACCTTCAAGAGAATGCAGGACCTTAATAAGTTAATCGCTCAATGGAGGTTGTGCATCATCTTAAATGTGTAAATAGTTCTGCATAACTCATTGGCCACACTTTTTCTTATCAAATTGCATGTAAATTCAAAAAGGACATCAGGGACGTTTCTGAAACATACATGTTATTCCACTCACCAAATTGGCATATATGTAAATGGGCCACTGCAAAGCTTCATAAACTGTATACctacaaaaaaacattttttataattgTGCACCGTACAATCCTACAGACTcttagggctggattcaatccgtattgCCGAAGTATCGCTGAAGATCCACATAAAtatgtaaaggtcatttccgattgaaccgacatatgcagcatttaccgcGAACGCAGTCTCCGCGACCGCGGGAACATTGACTTTAATTGTCAATCACGCTATAAAGCGGATCTCCAGCGCTACGGATTGAATAGCCCTTAGAGTGCTTCTTTCTTTGTACATCAATAAACTcagaaaaacatacaaagttATAGGTTTGTCTTTACAATTTAAGCATATCAATGCAAGCCACATTAAAAGCCAAAGAGCAGAATCTCTAAACAGCTTTATAAATTATTCTGGAATAAAAAAAagtgttgtgtgtgcgtgcgtatgtgtcgtgtgtgtgtatcagtatgTACATGTGtcgcagtatgtgtgtgtattcattTTTCCAGGTTGAGCAGAAGGCTTGGCAGGTTCCTGTAGTCGATCTGTGGCAACACCAACAGGCAGTAGAGGAGCAGCCACAGCAGTAGGAGAATGTAGTACTCTGTCAACGAAGTAGGAGTCCTCATCTCcctccagctagagagagagagagagagagagagagagagagagagagagagagaaaaaaaaaaaaaactgggtTCAGCAGAAGGTCGACAGAACCAAACAGACTTtaaacccagctagcacatttggttccttggaaatCGTGGGAATGTACATTTTTGGTTTCCATTTTGCCTGTTCTGGGTACTTgaatttttaggttgcagggaggttctgaaaacgttttactatggttctCCGAAAGTTTTCCTAGGAGGTTTACTAACCTTCTGAGAACGGAAATAATAGGTTATTTGAAGGCAATtaaataatgttctgagaacttgttccaataagacttttaataatactgctagcttaggttaactgttttgaactccaagcacagataggacacctggaaattaatttgcttaggcattaatcatgcaaacacatgtatttttttattgtgcCATGGCATCAGTGAGATTATGAACCTATTATCTTCTGTTCTATAGCAATGGAATTAGTTcactgcgccaccaggatggagctagcgtgcCATGTTGGTTTTTtaactcatacaaagctgttcattgtAGTCTATTCAAGCAGACcgcatttcaaaggaaacactcaTTAAGATTatgtgtggccaattagtgggcgcaGCCAACACACccgaacacacttaacaagataggcTAAAGACAGTATTGTTGACGCTGCGAACGTcatgtatgtttttaaataacattcttagaacgttctttGAACGTTACTACtgttttcttttttcctttttttctggaaagttttcttaagaacatgactttaaatagaaccatgaggaaaggTGCAGAAtatgttatgctgaagtactgaaattcccacagaagaacattgtttcttaacattctctgaacattctgagaacatgactttaaatagaaacaTGAGGAAATCTGCAGAAAACGTTaagctgaagtactgaaattcccacagaagaaagttgtttcttaacattctctgaacATTCTGAGAACATTATATAGAACCATGAGTAAACCTGTGGGAAACGTTAGGCTTaggtactgaaattcccacctaagaaatatatggttctcagaatgttatgcgCTAGCTggctatcctgcaacattcccagaaTGTTGTGAGAAGGTTAGATGCAAAATAATCATAGGACAAccatgctctcaccaagctctataaaacatatggttctcagaacattatgtgctagctgggaagaGATAATGTCAACATAAACAGCAGAGCTACAATTCAGGGTAAAATGGGTCAATGGTTGAATAAAAAGGATTTAGAATAGAAAAAACTGTTATATGTTAGGCTTCGCTAGTGACACCAAAACAAAAGCCCAGGATGGATTTCATTTATCCAGACTGAAGAGTTATTTTCATGTTGAATAGTTTTCTGATACTAATAATTTAACTATGTCTGGGATAGGCTGAATGCCAGTCTGCTTGTGCAATaatgccaactccttgtcactcattgtcatgAGCAATGGAGTTTGCAAGAGCAAAAAGAGATATGGGACAAGGTTAGTCTCATACTAATACTGTAACTAGGTACAGGAGTTTTGACACGACCAAGAAAAACTATGGGCCCTAGTTATACCCTTCATACAACTAGCACCTGATGTTTTTCTTGGTCAGATTTACTCCTGGTCCTCCTAATAACTACTAAGACAACATCTTTGTTCCTGAGCTACAGACAGCTGTGTTCCTTTATCTCTATGGCTGtgacctaaatggcaccctatgggccctggtcaaaagttgtgtacTATAAAGggagatagggtgtcatttaggacgCAACCTATCTGTATGGCATCTCCCTCCCCAGAGGGCTGTAGATGATGTAATGATGTAAATGTTTCACACAATTACAACACCAAGCCAAGCTGTGCCCCATAGGAGTGATGGTATCAGTCGAATATTGTGTGTCTCTAATTCCCACGATGCCTCGCCTCAACACTCATACAGGAGGGTTGTCACGGCAACTACAAGATAGCCCCACCCAGTGACTTACGCTCAGACAAGTGAGCAAGAGAGAAACGGTTCGTGCAACAAACCTCTGTTTTGAACATATGAAGTTATAACTGTATAACAGTCATGCTGCACCCCGCCCTTTGGGGCTAGAGGCCTACTGACTCATATTCTTACCTGGTGTCAGACTTGGTACTGTGAGTTCGGCTGGATGCTCCGTTCTTCTGATTGTCCTTCTACGGGACAGAGGGATACGTATTACAATCCCCAAAACATGAGTGATGACGATAAAAGCACAGGTATTGTTTGTAGGCTCATCTTATGGTAAAATACTTACATAGGAAATAATGATATTTCCTAAATATCtgaaatgttttgcaacaaaCCTCATTAGAGCCAGTCACCTTCCTCTGGTGGAGTGGTGTAGAACACATAGAACACTGTTCATCTGTGGTGCCATCACTGTCCGCTTCCCTcctgttcaaagagagagaacgaaagagagacagacagacgaagcgagacagcgagagagagtcagacagagagagagacagagagagagcgctatATTTACATTTCTACTAGATAAGAAAATGTACGAACACTATCATTCAGAACAAAGAAAACATCTTGTTAGCTATTATTTACACAGTGACTAACATACTGTTCATCTTACTCATTAAAGCAGAGAGAAAAAAGCCACTATTATTGCAATAAAACATTTCAGAATCAGTCATCATCAGCATAGATTATATAATtgaattacagtgcattcagaaagtattcagaccccttgactttttccacattttgttacgttacagccttgccttattctaaaatgtattaaattctatttttcctcgtcaatctacacccaataccccataatgtcaaaacaaaaacagttttttagacgtTTTtggaaaaaactgaaataccatttgctatgagacttgaaattgagcacaggggcatcctgcttccattgatcatccttgagatgtttgtacaacttgattgggatccatctgtggtaaattcaattgactggacatgatttggaaaggcacacaccagtttatatagtgtatgtcagagcaaaaaccaagccatgatgtcaaacgaattgtctgtagagctccaagataggattgtgtcgaggcacagatctggggaagggtaccaaaacatgtctgcagcattgaaggtccccaagaacacagtagcctccatcattctaaactGGTGAGCtatagagctggccgtccggccaaactgagcaatcgggggagaagggtgttggtcagggaggtgaccttgaacccgatggtcactctggcagagcttcagagttcatctgtggagatggggaaaccttccagaaggacaaccatctctgcagcaatcaggcctttatggtagagtggccagacggaagacactcttcagaaaaaggcacatgacagcccgcttacagttttccaaaaggcacctaaagactcagaccatgaaaaacaagattctctggtctgatgaaaccaatatttaactctttggcctgaatgccaagcgtcatgtctggaggaaacctggcaccatccctacggtgaagcatggtggtggcatcatcatgctggttggatgtttttcagtggcagggactgggagacgagtcaggatcgagggaaatatgaacggcgcaaagtacagagagatccttgatgaaaacctgctgcagagccctcgggacctcagactggggcgaaggttcaccttccaacaggacaatgaccctaagcacacagccaagacaatgcaagagtggtttcgagacaagtctctgaacgtccttgagtggcccagccagagcccggactctggagagacctgaaaatagctgtgcagcgacgctccccatccaacttgacagagcttgagagaatatgcagagaataatgggagaaactccccaaataaaggtgtgtcaagtttgtagcgtcatacccaagaagactcgctgccaaaggcgcttcaacagtCCGAATACTtataattataattttttatacATCTGctgaaatgtctaaaaacctgtttttgccttgtcattatgggtaattgtgtgtagatggatgaggggaaaaaaaatattttattcatttcagaataaggctgtaaagtaacaaaatgtggaaaaagtttccgaatgcactgtatgtcattaTGTAATTTGAAATGAAGAGCCTCTTAATGTTAGTGGAGAGGAAATTAGCTTCCAAGTTCAATGACTAGCCAGATCTAAACACATTTCATTGAGTACATTTAAGGAATTTTGCTCTATCAAACTGGGAGGCCCAGTTCTGAAGTCATTTCTTTCGCTGCTTAACATTGCTTTCCCCCAAAATAATGTTCTGTGCTGTGTTTCTCAGgcggcgtcccaaatggaacccttttccctatacagtgcactacttttgaccagagcccatagtagtgcactataaagggaatagggtgccattttggacacagcccAGCCGTACCAGGGACCTAAGAATAGTATCCTACCTCATGGTCTCATTGTTTTCTCTGGCAGCAGAGGCAGGCTTCTCCTCATCAGTCCTGGTGAGATCACTTCTCTCAGCAGCTCCACGGTgggtctccatctctgtctccaccacacccccatctccctctgtctgctCACCCAGCACGGAGCACCATTCCTGTGGGCCCGATAGCCTGGAGCCCCCTCTCACTTCAACCTCCTGGGCAcacatgggggggggggagactaCTTTAAAGTGTAAGGGGAAGGTGGAGGTTGTTGGATAGGATCATAGGGTATGGATGTAGTGGGTGTGGGGGTAAAGGGTTACTGGCTAGTCATCAGTGATGGGGGaaaatcgatacagttacatatcacaatattattttggacAATATTATATAGATACTTCCGACTCCCAAGTATTGACTTGTAAAAAatttacatatatacacactgccggtcaaaagttttagaacacctactcattcaagggtttttctttatttttataattttttacattataggataatagtgaagacatcaaaactatgaaataacacatgaaatcatgtagtaaccaaaaaagtgttaaataaatcaaaatatattttatatttgagatttttcaaatagccaccctttgccttgatgacagctttgcacactcttggtattctctcaaccagcttgatgAGGTaggcacctggaatgcatttcaattaacaggtgtgccttctaaaaagttaatttgtagaatgtctttccttcttaatgcgtttgagccaatcagttgtgttgtgacaaggtatgggggtatacagaagatagccctatttggtaaaagaccaagtccatattatggcaagaacagctcaaataagcaaagagaaatgacagtccatcattactttaagacctgaaggtcagtcaatacggaaaatgtcaagaactttgaaagtttcttcaagtgcagtcacaaaaaccatcaagcgctatgatgaaactggctctcatgaagaccaccacaggaatggaagacccaaagTGACCTGTGCtggagaggataagttcattagagttactagcccaaataaatgcttcacagagttcaagtaacggacacatctcaacatcaactgttcagaggagactgtgtgaatcaggccttcatcgtcgaattgctgcaaagaaaccactactaaaggacaccaataagaagaagagacttgcttgggccaagaaacatgagcaaaggacattagaccggtggaaatttgtcctttggtctggagtccaaatttgagatttttggttccaaccgccgtgtaaGACGTTGAGTAGGTGAACGGaaaatctccgcatgtgtatttcccaccgtaaagcatggaggaggtgttatggtatgggggtgctattgacactgtctgtgatttatttagaattcaaggcacacttaaccagcatggctaccacagcattctgcagcgatacgccatcccatctggtttgcgctttgtgggactatcatttgttttcaacaggacaatgacccaacacaccgccaggctgtgtaagggttattttaccaagaaggagagtgagggagtactgcatcagatgacctggcctccacaatcccctgacctcaaccaaattgaaatggtttgggatgagtcggaccgcagagtgaaggaaaagcagccaacaagtgctcagcatatgtgggaactccttcaaaactgttggaaaagcattccaggtgaagctggttgagagaataccaagagtgtgcaaagctgtcatgaaggcaaagggtggctatttgaagaatctcaaatataaaatatattttgatttgtattacacttttttggttactacaagatcccatatgtgtttcatagttttgatgtcttcactattattctacaatgtagaaaatagtaaaaataaagaaaaacccttgaatgagtaggtgttctaaaacttttgaccggtagcatataaatatatgtatgtttttgtttgtttctttgtttttgctaGGTAGCATTAGCTAACGCTGGTCGGCTGTACCTGTGCCAAAACTCAAATATTTTTCATCTTATAGCTTGTtcttcatcttctttttaaatagtgagccaacatgttttcagcacttttatttccatgactgatcaaaactcatttattatgctctctcctgtctctgcagAAGACATATAATGAGAAATATGTTTGCAACATCAaattgcaataaaatcacagtatcgaatcgcaatacatatagaatcgtgagaatagCAATACATATCAattcggcacctaagtatcgctATAATATCGAATCATGAGGTCCCTTTCAAATCCCAGCCCTTGTAGTCATATAGAGTAGCACAAAGCACTTGATAAAAAATATCGCTCTTTCTTTTTAACTGTCTTGAACATTAGCTCCAATGTCCCTCCTTTAAATAATGGGTAACGTTCTCATGAGTGATTCATGATTCATGGTTGGTCAACACAGCTTATGAAAGGTAAATATGCTAAATATGACTTGGTATGCAGAACATCTAGCACCAAAACAATGCATATATtatcagacacccagacagacacGTCAGATAGAACCAGAGAAAAGGATGACAGATAATAACACATGCAGACAGATTATTGCATATAATGAGACGGTGACCTTGTCCTATGTGTATGTGTGAAATGTCACGTCACTCTGATGTTGTCTGGTGTTGTTTGGATcaccttgcacacacacacacatacgcatgcaGGAGGCgcgcatacatgcacacacacacatacacagatctGTCCTTGTTGTCCATACACACTGGCTTACCTTATCCTGCTTCTGCATTGTTGACTCCTCTCTGAGAGCTTCTTGATCCAGTTGGCTTTTTATGTGTGAGTCTGGactgctgtgtgcgtgtgtctctgtatgtgtctctgtctggctATGTGTGTgcgagtctgtgtgtgtctctggttcTGAGGACGGTGCTGGTTGTAGCGCTGCAACACTAAAGGTTGAGGGCCAGGTCTCTACTGACTTGCTGAAGGAAGAGGACCACGGCGATGTCTCCACGTCGTTCTCTGGTTCCTCTACAGGACCACAGTCATCTGTATCCGGGTAGAACAGGTCCATGGGTTCCAGAGTCTCACTCAATGTCATTGTCTGATCAAGGGCCCCACTCATGTCAGCTTGGAACAAGTCCATTGGTTCACTTTCAGGCTTCTCCATTGCACTGCTCCACTCACTGTCTGTATAGGCCACATTGACACTCTTGGTTTCACTCTTTTCTGTGTCTGCCATTTTGTCCCCTGTCTCTTCAACAGTAGAGGCCTCTGTCTCACTATGACTGCCCTCAGTATGATCCTCTGCATCCttttctatgtctctctcttgACCAGGCGGGAGGAATACAGACTGgttcttggtgtgtgtgtctgagagaggagagcgaggaacCGGGCCAGTGAGGACCAGTCCAGGGTTAGGCTCCACGAAGGCCTCAGTGACATGGGAGATGGGGACATCATAGTGGGGGAcctccactacagtctctctgttgtctgtggCCCCAGACCCAGTAGCATCCACCCTGTCATGGCCATTTTctgcccctctcttcttctcaggAACTACAACATTCACTTCAGCATCTCCACCACAAGGGGCTGTCTCACTATTTTCAACCAAGCCACCTCCAGGGGGCCCACGCAGGTCTGGGTCTTCATCCCcaacctctgcctctctctctgggctctggGTCCTATCGTCTCTGTCCTCTGCTGGGAGTGTGGAGCTCTGCCGATCGTCTGTGCAAGCCAGAGATTCAGGGTCCTTTTTCCCAGTATGGCTCTCCTCTTCTGGTTCTGAGGATCCCCCCTGGATGGTCCGACTCTGGTCCATCTCCATATACGGTTGTGACTGCTCTGTGACCTCATCCGCCTGCGTCGTAGTGTTCTCCTGTGACTCTATGTGGCCGTTCAGAACGTCCTTTATCTTCTCTTGTGTTTCTGACTCTTCTGTGACCTGCTTGTGCCTTTCCTCTGACCCCTCCTGGGACCGCTCCCAATTTCTGTCCCTCTCTGACAGGGACGTAGTCGATCTGTGTTCCGTCACCACTCTGTCAGTCACATCACTTTGACCCTCTGCTTTATCAGAACGTTCCGTAGCTAACCCTTCCTTTGGGTTTCCAGCCGTCCTGGAATCTGTAGATGGTTCCACTGTTTCCTTCTTGGCACATTCTGATGCTCTGTCTGTCCCCTCCAGGACACCGTCCTGCTGATTTGGCTTTTCATGCAGGTCAGAGGTCTCCTGCTGTGAATGGCTGATTTCCTCGTGTTGAGGAGAACACACCGCTCCTCCTGTCTCAcccgcacacacactctcacccacacgcacactctcaccctcacacacactctcccttttCTGGTCAGAGTCAGTCTGCTGAGGCTTGTCAGAAAACTCTAAAGATGGCCGCCCCTGTTCCTTGCTGACGCCATCACTCTGACAAGTAGTTGTGTCTATTCCTTCTGAGTcactttctgttctctctgttatgtTCTTTCCTTCTCTTTGATCAGGCTCCTGCTTGGCTGCCTTGTCCTCACTCAGTTCCAGAATGTAGCTACACACCTCCTCCTCGtcttccttctctttcttcttccTT of Salmo salar chromosome ssa01, Ssal_v3.1, whole genome shotgun sequence contains these proteins:
- the LOC106602440 gene encoding calmin, whose protein sequence is MAGHEWEYKDWFEREEFIGQISDIRVQNLQVEREVVQKRTFTRWMNLHLEKCTPPMEVNDLFRDIQDGRILMALLEELSGCKLLHGWKQSSHRIFRLNNIAKVLTFLEERNVKLVSIDAADVADGNSSIVLGLIWNIILFFQIKELTGNIKSQFPSSSSLSSLPTSSDSDTSHSSTPSDERPRSIAMRDHGKAIKTLLQWVQRRTRKYGVAVQDFGKSWTSGLAFLAVIKSIDPSLVDMRRALLRTARENLEDAFRTAHYSLGIPRLLEPEDVTINPPDEQSIMTYVSQFLEHFPGMEEPQENVSDVIQRSVSSGRLSCRVNDSSHDLRNGVHRSRDRERPFVVRRDLVQHPPKILISSVSEELKSPTSPPVVERSPVNEGSSVGTTPSPVFTVSSSPQPSFVDSVIGSVSCDSPISDSVIGSPDSCWERLPSEAVTPDRSVESRSDGSLCDSGVSWDIPPSTPHGVTPDLEDPLPSVMGPKAGKPQDEEQKVMPELFIDEGNYSFSSVESTQYRANSQLEEDGEGRKKKEKEDEEEVCSYILELSEDKAAKQEPDQREGKNITERTESDSEGIDTTTCQSDGVSKEQGRPSLEFSDKPQQTDSDQKRESVCEGESVRVGESVCAGETGGAVCSPQHEEISHSQQETSDLHEKPNQQDGVLEGTDRASECAKKETVEPSTDSRTAGNPKEGLATERSDKAEGQSDVTDRVVTEHRSTTSLSERDRNWERSQEGSEERHKQVTEESETQEKIKDVLNGHIESQENTTTQADEVTEQSQPYMEMDQSRTIQGGSSEPEEESHTGKKDPESLACTDDRQSSTLPAEDRDDRTQSPEREAEVGDEDPDLRGPPGGGLVENSETAPCGGDAEVNVVVPEKKRGAENGHDRVDATGSGATDNRETVVEVPHYDVPISHVTEAFVEPNPGLVLTGPVPRSPLSDTHTKNQSVFLPPGQERDIEKDAEDHTEGSHSETEASTVEETGDKMADTEKSETKSVNVAYTDSEWSSAMEKPESEPMDLFQADMSGALDQTMTLSETLEPMDLFYPDTDDCGPVEEPENDVETSPWSSSFSKSVETWPSTFSVAALQPAPSSEPETHTDSHTHSQTETHTETHAHSSPDSHIKSQLDQEALREESTMQKQDKEVEVRGGSRLSGPQEWCSVLGEQTEGDGGVVETEMETHRGAAERSDLTRTDEEKPASAARENNETMRREADSDGTTDEQCSMCSTPLHQRKVTGSNEKDNQKNGASSRTHSTKSDTSWREMRTPTSLTEYYILLLLWLLLYCLLVLPQIDYRNLPSLLLNLEK